In Lysobacter sp. FW306-1B-D06B, the sequence CCATGCCTGACGCAAGGCACGCGAGGACAGCCACCAGTCCGCTCAATGCGATGGAACGTTTGCGTTGCATCGTCATGCTCCTTGCCCGATCGCTCCGCGTCTTGCGTGATGTCCCGCCGGCGATCGCCGCCGGCGGGAACACGTTTGCGCGACAACGTACCGGAGGCCCGAGGGTCCCCGGCACGTCGTGAGGAGCGCGTTACGGGCCTACGGACAGGTTGGCCTGGACAGTGACACCCTGCTGGATCAGCGAGGAGAAGCCACTGTTCTGCGCCGCGACGGTGATGCCTGCCGCGCCACTTGCCGTACCGGTCATCGTCGACGACATGTTGAACGTGCCTGCATCGGCCGTGTTGGTGCCACCGGCACCACCCGCACCGCCAGTCGCGCCGTTGCCGACGCCACCGTTGCCCACGCCTCCATTGCCGTCACCGCCGCCGCCGCCGGCACCGCCGGCTGCACCGACCGCGCCGCCCGCACCGGCCGCGCCGTTACCGGCAGTGGCCGAGCCGTTGGTCGCACTGGCGTCCGCATCGCCGTTGGTGGCTGCGCCACCGGCGCCGCCGCCGCCCGCACTTGCGGTCACGGTGCCGCTCGCGCCGCCGTCACCCGCGGTCGCGCCGGACGTGCCGGTGCCTGCGCCGGAGGTTGCGGTCGAGGTCGAGCTCGAGGTCGAGCTCGGCGCACCGCCTGCACCGCCCGCGCCACCGGTACCGGTGCCGCCTGCGCCGCCTGCGCCGCCCGTGCCGTCGTTGCCGGCATCGTTGCCGCCACCGCCGCCACCGCCGTCGTTACCGCCTGCGCCGCCACCGCCGCCGCCATCGCTGCCGCCGGCCAGCGAGCCGGAGCCCGAAGCCGAGCCGGCCAGGCTTGCGCCGCCAGCATCGCCGCTGTCGTTGTCGGCATCGCCGCCACGGCCGCTGTAGACGTCATAAACGTCGCCGCCACGGCCGCCGCGTCCTGCGGTCGCATCGCCGATGCTCGCGTCACCAGAGGTCGCGCTGCCGTTCTCGGCCGAACCGCCGCTGCCGCCGCTGCCGCCGTTGCCGCCGTTGCCGCCGTCACCGCCGTCGCCGCCGCCGCCGCCGTTGCCTTCACCGCCCCAGCCGCCGCCGCCGTACCCTGCGCCGCCCTTGCCACCGTGACCACCGTTCGCACCGCCGTTGTTGGTGGCGATGTTGCCGATGCCATAGGTCGCCACGTCGGAGACCGAGCCTTCCAGCTTGGTCAGCGCGGTGATGTGGCTGGAAGTCTTGCTGAAGGTCGAAGAGTCGGTATAGGTGTTGGTGGCGGTGCCACCGCTGTGTGCTGCGGCTGAGCCGGCGTCGGCGCTTGCGTCGCCGTCGTTGCCGCGGTTGTCGCCACTTTCGGTAGTGGTGCTGTTATCGGAGTTGTCGGCGGCGGTGAATACATCGTCACCGTCACCGCCGTCACCGTTCGTCTGTTGTGCCATCGCTTGGCCGCCGAGACCAAGGGCGAGGAGCACTGCCGTTGCCATCAAGCTGGTACGAATGCGCATTTTTGTTCTCCTTTACGGTACGTCGAGTGGCGCCCGGGGGAGGCGCGCGTGAACGACGCAAGGAACTACACGCATGGGCGGTGCCAACTGTCGTTCAGGCACGCCAAGGCCTTGATCCAGCGGCCTAAGCGCGCTGAACCAAGCCACCTCCATCGACGGCGCAGGCGAACGGACGCAGCAAAGCGCCCGAGGCGTTGCAAAACTGGAATGGCACTTTGCGCATCCACATGCGCTGGCGACGCGAATAGACGTGCAAGCCATTGATGCGGCGACGGTGCGCACGAGGCGCGCGGCATTCATCTTCGCGTTTCACTGTCGCAACGCGGGACATTACACGGGTACTTCAGGGGCGCGCCGCGCTTTTTCCGTCAGTGCCTTACGTCAATGAGTTCAGACGCGACTGACGTTGCGGGGCGGCAACACGCGGATAATGCTCGGGTTCGTCACGCTCCACCGCTCACATCCCCGTCACGTCGGGCAGCATCGCGAAGCGCGCGCAGGCGATCGAGTTTCTCCTTGAGCTTGATCTCCAGGCCGCGCTCGACGGGCTCGTAGTACACGCGTTCGCCCATCGCATCAGGAAAGCCAGTCTGCCCTAGCGCGATGCCGCCTTCCGCGTCGTGGTCGTACTGATAGCCCTTCGCGTAGCCCAGCTGCTTCATCAGCCGCGTGGGCGCGTTGCGCAGGTGCAGCGGAACCTCCTGTGTCCCGTACGCCTGCACGTCGGCACGCGCGGCGTTGTACGCGGCGTACACCGCGTTCGACTTCGCGGTGCTCGCCAGATACACGACGACCTGCGCGAGCGCGAGCTCGCCTTCGGGGCTGCCGAGTCGCTCGAACGTGTCCCATGCTTCCAGCGCCATCGGCATCGCGCGCGGATCGGCCAATCCGATGTCTTCCACCGCCATGCGCGTGAGACGTCGCGCGAGGTACGCGCGATCGCAGCCGCCATCGAGCATGCGCGCGAACCAGTACAGCGCGGCATCGGGATTGGAACTGCGCACCGACTTGTGCAGCGCGGAAATCTGGTCGTAGAACTGCTCGCCGCCTTTGTCGAAGCGGCGCGTGCGGTCGGCCAGCACCTGCGCGAGCGTGGCGGCGGTGATCTCACCGCCCTCGCCTTCGGCCAGTTCCGCCGCGATTTCCAGCAGCGTGAGCGCGCGGCGCACGTCGCCGTCGGCCGCGTGCGCGATCTCGCCGAGCGCTTCGTCGCTGACGATCAGCCCGCGACCGCCCAGTCCGCGTTCCTCGTCCTCCAACGCCTGACGCAGCGCGAGGCGGATGTCGTCGGCGGAGACCGCTTCCATCACGTGCACGCGGCAACGTGAGAGCAACGCGGAGTTGAGTTCGAAGGACGGGTTCTCGGTGGTGGCGCCGACGAACAGGATCGTGCCGCGTTCGATATGCGGCAGGAAGGCATCCTGCTGCGCCTTGTTGAAGCGGTGCACCTCGTCGACGAACAGCACGGTGTGGTGCCCTTCGGCGAAACGTTGCGCCGCTTCGGCCAGCACCTGGCGCACCTCGGGCAGGCCGGAGAGCACGGCGGAAATCGCGCGGAAGTCCGCGTCGGCGTACTTGGCCAGCAGCAGCGCGAGGGTGGTCTTGCCGCAGCCCGGCGGCCCCCACAGGATCATCGAATGCACGCGCCCGGATTCGATCGCGCGACGCAGCGCCGAGCGCGGCGACAGCAAGCGCCGCTGCCCGACCATGTCGTCCAGCGTGCGAGGGCGCATGCGCTCGGCCAGCGGCTGCATGCCGCTGCGGTCCACCTGCAGCAGGTCGTCGGAGAGGGAGGAAGTCGAACTCGTGCGCCGGGCCACGGGCGGTCTCGCGGAATATCTGCGCACACGATACCAACCTGGCGGTCGGCGGATGCGCTCCAGCGTTCGCACGGGGCATTCGACGTTGCGGCGCGTCGCCCTCATCCGCCTGCCGGCACCCGCAGGCGGGAGAAGGGATCGGCTGAGCCCTCTCCCGCTTGCGGGAGAGGGGTGAGGGCCAGCGCAGCGAGGATCAGGGCGCGCCCACGCCCGCCACCATGGGCGCATCGGGGCCGAGCTGGTAATCCATCTGCAACCACTGTCCGTCGCGCCGGTCGTACAGCGCGCGGATGCGCACATCGCTGCTGCCGTCGCGGCCGAAGTCGGCCAGTCCGCGCGC encodes:
- a CDS encoding replication-associated recombination protein A encodes the protein MQPLAERMRPRTLDDMVGQRRLLSPRSALRRAIESGRVHSMILWGPPGCGKTTLALLLAKYADADFRAISAVLSGLPEVRQVLAEAAQRFAEGHHTVLFVDEVHRFNKAQQDAFLPHIERGTILFVGATTENPSFELNSALLSRCRVHVMEAVSADDIRLALRQALEDEERGLGGRGLIVSDEALGEIAHAADGDVRRALTLLEIAAELAEGEGGEITAATLAQVLADRTRRFDKGGEQFYDQISALHKSVRSSNPDAALYWFARMLDGGCDRAYLARRLTRMAVEDIGLADPRAMPMALEAWDTFERLGSPEGELALAQVVVYLASTAKSNAVYAAYNAARADVQAYGTQEVPLHLRNAPTRLMKQLGYAKGYQYDHDAEGGIALGQTGFPDAMGERVYYEPVERGLEIKLKEKLDRLRALRDAARRDGDVSGGA